A single region of the Lycium barbarum isolate Lr01 chromosome 2, ASM1917538v2, whole genome shotgun sequence genome encodes:
- the LOC132628255 gene encoding heavy metal-associated isoprenylated plant protein 28-like, giving the protein MNMETVELKVEMVGIHEKRLRKCLSKLKGIEKVEVDGNSQKVVVTGYAHRNRILKAIRRAGLKAEFWSAQNELLQAYAASASHSSFRFNNFSFF; this is encoded by the exons ATGAACATGGAG ACAGTTGAATTGAAGGTAGAGATGGTAGGAATACATGAGAAAAGACTGCGCAAATGCCTGTCAAAATTAAAAG GAATAGAGAAAGTGGAAGTGGACGGGAACAGTCAAAAAGTGGTGGTGACAGGGTATGCACACAGGAACAGAATACTAAAAGCAATAAGGAGGGCTGGTCTAAAAGCAGAATTCTGGTCTGCTCAAAATGAGCTCCTTCAAGCTTACGCTGCATCTGCTTCTCACTCTTCTTTCAGATTTAACaacttctccttcttctag
- the LOC132628254 gene encoding uncharacterized protein LOC132628254: MHLSEEEGIENNSFVVTGGLGFVGSALCIELVRRGARLVKAFDLRTHSPFSPLLLHHGVHLIQGDITDKQDVQKALRGADCVFHLASYGMSGKEMLQYSRVDEVNINGTCHIIDACLHHRIKRLVYVSTPNVVYGGKEIVNGNESLPYFPIDDHADPYGRSKSIAEQLVLKSNGRPFNKKNGKCLYTCAIRPAAIYGPGEERHLPRIITLAKLGLLPFKIGSPNVKSDWVYMDNLVLALLLASMGLLDDIPGREGHPIAAGQPYFISDGSPINSFEFLRPLLKSLDYDLPKTSLAASHALLLGKLFWAFYSLLYPWLNCRWLPQPLILPAEVYKVGVTHYFSFLKAKEELGYVPMVSYKEGMAATIAYWQERKRRSLDGPTIWAWLFCVIGVSSLFAAAYLPDYGPIPFIRAVHLFFFPSMLVLKLMFVLAAAAHLGEGVYAWNLAKRIDPANARGWFWQTFALGFFSLRLLLKRAKK, from the exons ATGCATCTGAGTGAGGAGGAAGGGATAGAGAATAATAGTTTCGTGGTGACAGGTGGACTTGGCTTTGTAGGGTCGGCACTTTGTATTGAGCTTGTTAGAAGAGGTGCTCGTCTTGTTAAAGCCTTTGATCTTCGTACCCATTCTCCTTTCTCCCCTCTACTCCTTCATCACGGTGTTCATCTCATCCAAG GGGATATAACAGACAAACAAGATGTTCAGAAAGCACTACGAGGAGCAGATTGTGTTTTCCATCTTGCTTCCTATGGCATGTCGGGGAAAGAAATGCTCCAATATAGTCGTGTTGATGAGGTTAATATAAATGGAACCTGCCACATTATTGATGCTTGCCTTCACCATCGGATTAAGAGGCTTGTTTATGTGAGCACACCTAATGTTGTTTATGGTGGCAAGGAAATTGTTAATGGCAATGAAAGCCTACCTTATTTCCCTATAGATGACCATGCTGATCCATATGGACGCAGCAAATCCATTGCTGAACAATTAGTCCTAAAGAGCAATGGTCGTCCCTTCAA TAAGAAGAATGGGAAATGCCTTTACACATGCGCAATTCGTCCAGCTGCTATTTATGGGCCAGGTGAAGAAAGGCACCTGCCGAGGATCATAACTCTTGCAAAGTTAGGTCTGCTTCCCTTTAAAATAGGTTCACCAAATGTGAAATCAGATTGGGTGTACATGGACAATCTTGTATTGGCGCTTTTATTGGCTAGTATGGGACTTTTGGATGACATCCCTGGTAGAGAAGGGCATCCAATTGCTGCTGGTCAGCCTTATTTTATATCAGATG GTTCTCCCATCAACAGTTTTGAGTTCCTTCGCCCTTTACTGAAAAGCCTGGATTATGACCTACCAAAGACATCACTAGCTGCCTCTCATGCTCTTCTTCTGGGAAAACTTTTCTGGGCTTTCTACTCCTTGCTGTATCCCTGGTTAAATTGTAGGTGGCTTCCTCAACCTCTGATCCTTCCTGCTGAAGTTTATAAG GTTGGTGTCACTCATTACTTCTCATTCCTAAAAGCAAAGGAGGAGCTTGGATACGTCCCAATGGTGAGTTATAAGGAGGGCATGGCTGCAACCATCGCATATTGGCAAGAAAGAAAAAGGAGGAGTTTGGATGGACCTACAATATGGGCATGGCTGTTTTGTGTGATTGGAGTGTCATCATTGTTTGCTGCTGCATACCTGCCCGATTATGGACCCATTCCCTTTATTAGAGCAGTTCACCTCTTCTTCTTTCCCTCTATGTTGGTATTGAAATTAATGTTTGTTCTAGCGGCTGCTGCACATTTAGGTGAAGGTGTATATGCATGGAATCTTGCAAAAAGAATAGATCCTGCAAATGCAAGAGGGTGGTTTTGGCAAACATTTGCTTTGGGTTTTTTCTCCCTACGATTACTACTGAAGAGAGCTAAAAAGTAG
- the LOC132629173 gene encoding AT-hook motif nuclear-localized protein 7-like, with product MVVLLCFDLQTDIESNNIVIAPENSFVWALHTNTYTPNQRTPYPCLFLRKVFFTQLNGNIAEKLVKFTMHSTRTVTVISATGNLSRVTLEKPGTCGEKTKHEGLFRIMSLNGSFMWEDGWIGGLDLMTFSADGSIVVGSVAGELIAADQVQVIVASVTLDGKEDSKSSKPDEVSPAPVKAHPGENFSRQSISNI from the exons ATGGTAGTTCTTCTTTGCTTTGATTTACAGACTGATATTGAGTCCAATAACATTGTGATTGCACCAGAAAATTCTTTTGTGTGGGCTTTACACACCAATACTTACACTCCAAACCAAAGAACCCCCTATCCTTGCCTATTTTTACGGAAGGTTTTCTTCACTCAACTAAACGGA AACATAGCAGAAAAATTAGTGAAATTCACTATGCATAGTACAAGAACTGTTACTGTCATATCTGCGACTGGTAACTTATCCAGAGTGACACTTGAGAAACCTGGAACATGTGGCGAAAAGACAAAACATGAG GGACTGTTTCGTATAATGTCTCTAAATGGTTCATTCATGTGGGAAGATGGATGGATAGGTGGATTAGACCTAATGACTTTCTCTGCAGATGGATCAATTGTAGTAGGTTCTGTGGCGGGTGAACTAATTGCTGCAGATCAAGTCCAG GTTATTGTTGCCAGTGTCACTCTAGATGGTAAAGAAGATTCCAAGTCGTCAAAGCCTGACGAAGTGTCGCCTGCACCAGTGAAGGCCCATCCTGGCGAA AACTTTTCTCGTCAGTCTATTTCCAATATATGA